Genomic window (Roseivirga sp. 4D4):
AATTCTTGTTTAGTAAAGTTGCTGAGTACATAGTCAACCTGTCGGCCTTTGGGAAAGTCATCACCCACGCCAAACTTTAGTCTGGCATAGTTTTGCCCTCCGGTGAGTTCTTCGATGTTTTTGAGCCCATTATGTCCAGCACTGGAGCCTTTGGCTCTCATGCGCAGTTTTGAAAAAGGTATGGCGATATCATCCACAATAACTAATACATTATCCTTGGGAATCTTCAGTTCCTGCATCCAGTATTTCATGGCCTTGCCACTTAGGTTCATGTACGTGGTGGGCTTAATGAGGTGGATCGTACGTCCTTTATATTTAAAGTCTGTGTGATAGGCGAGGCGGTCCATTTCAAATTTGACACCCTTTTGATCAGCAAGTCTATCAAGGGTCAGGAATCCAATGTTGTGACGGGTTAACTCGTACTCTGGTCCGATATTTCCTAAACCGACTATTAAATACTTCATAGGCTGAAAATAAAAAAATCCTGTTCAGTGAAGAACAGGATTTGAAATATTCTAATACTTATCCGCTTATTCAGCAGCTGGTGCTTCTTCCCCAGCTTCGGCTGCTGCAGCTTCAGCTGCTTCTGCCTCTTCAGCTTCAAGCTCTTCCTCACTCTTACCTCTAAGGGCACGTGGAATAGCAACGTTGACAACTGTTACAATTGGACTAGTTAAGATTTCAAAATTGTCTGTTTCTATAGACCCAACTTTGATGGCCTTACCCATTTTCAATTCTGAGACATCAAT
Coding sequences:
- the pth gene encoding aminoacyl-tRNA hydrolase — translated: MKYLIVGLGNIGPEYELTRHNIGFLTLDRLADQKGVKFEMDRLAYHTDFKYKGRTIHLIKPTTYMNLSGKAMKYWMQELKIPKDNVLVIVDDIAIPFSKLRMRAKGSSAGHNGLKNIEELTGGQNYARLKFGVGDDFPKGRQVDYVLSNFTKQEFEELPFAMDKAIDMTLGFCTIGISRTMTQFND